The following proteins are encoded in a genomic region of Methylococcales bacterium:
- the ettA gene encoding energy-dependent translational throttle protein EttA — MAQYIYSMNRVGKIVPPEKHILKNISLSFFPGAKIGVLGLNGSGKSTLLRIMAGIDTDIEGEAIPQKGIKIGYLSQEPQLDPNKDVRGNVEEAVVEMKTTLSALDAVYAAYAEPDADFDKLAVEQARLEDIINAADGHNLERQLEVAADALRLPPWDADVSKLSGGEKRRVALCRLLLSSPDMLLLDEPTNHLDAESVAWLERFLHDFTGTVVAVTHDRYFLDNVAGWILELDRGMGIPWEGNYSTWLEQKEQRLEQEERQETSQMKAMKAELEWVRSNPKGRHAKSKARLARFDELSSKEFQKRNETQEIYIPPGPRLGNMVIEVEGINKSFGDKVLVNDLNFKLPPGGIVGIIGANGAGKTTLFRMMAGFEEADSGSVTLGKSVQLAYVDQLRDDMDDKKTVWEEISDGLDLITVGTYETSSRSYAGRFNFKGADQQKHIGNLSGGERNRVHLAKLLKQGGNVLLLDEPTNDLDVETLRALENAILAFPGCAVVISHDRWFLDRIATHILAFEGDSEVLWFEGNYEDYELDRHKRLGTDANNPHRIKYKKLA; from the coding sequence ATGGCGCAATATATATATTCCATGAATCGGGTCGGAAAAATCGTCCCCCCGGAAAAACATATTCTTAAAAATATCTCCTTATCTTTTTTTCCAGGCGCAAAAATTGGGGTTTTAGGCTTAAATGGGTCGGGTAAATCGACCTTACTTCGCATTATGGCGGGCATCGATACCGATATTGAAGGGGAAGCCATTCCACAAAAAGGCATTAAAATAGGGTATTTATCGCAAGAACCGCAATTAGACCCAAATAAAGATGTTCGCGGAAATGTTGAAGAAGCCGTTGTTGAAATGAAAACGACCCTCAGCGCATTAGATGCTGTTTATGCCGCTTATGCCGAACCGGATGCTGATTTTGATAAATTGGCGGTCGAACAAGCTCGTTTAGAAGATATTATTAATGCAGCGGATGGACACAATTTAGAGCGTCAATTAGAAGTCGCTGCCGATGCGTTACGTTTACCGCCTTGGGATGCCGATGTTTCTAAATTATCAGGCGGGGAAAAACGGCGAGTGGCGTTATGTCGTTTATTGCTCTCAAGCCCTGATATGTTATTACTCGATGAGCCGACTAACCATTTAGATGCTGAATCGGTTGCTTGGCTAGAGCGTTTTTTACATGATTTTACTGGCACGGTCGTTGCGGTGACTCATGATCGTTATTTCCTAGATAATGTCGCAGGATGGATATTAGAGCTTGATCGAGGCATGGGAATTCCTTGGGAAGGCAACTATTCCACTTGGTTAGAACAAAAAGAACAGCGTTTAGAACAAGAAGAACGTCAAGAAACCTCACAAATGAAAGCCATGAAAGCCGAGCTTGAATGGGTACGTTCTAATCCTAAAGGTCGTCATGCAAAAAGCAAAGCCCGTTTAGCGCGTTTTGATGAGTTATCCTCTAAAGAATTTCAAAAACGGAATGAAACCCAAGAAATTTACATTCCACCTGGCCCGCGTTTAGGGAATATGGTTATTGAAGTTGAAGGGATTAATAAAAGTTTCGGTGATAAGGTTCTGGTTAATGACTTGAATTTTAAATTACCCCCTGGCGGAATTGTAGGTATTATCGGGGCTAATGGCGCAGGTAAAACCACCCTATTTAGAATGATGGCTGGGTTTGAAGAAGCCGATAGCGGATCAGTGACACTCGGAAAGTCCGTACAATTAGCCTATGTGGATCAATTACGCGATGACATGGATGATAAAAAAACGGTTTGGGAAGAAATTTCAGATGGGTTAGATCTTATCACCGTAGGAACCTATGAGACCTCATCCCGCTCTTATGCAGGGCGTTTTAACTTCAAAGGAGCCGATCAACAAAAACACATTGGTAATTTATCGGGCGGTGAACGTAACCGTGTTCATTTAGCTAAATTACTGAAACAAGGGGGGAATGTATTATTACTCGATGAACCCACGAATGATTTAGACGTTGAAACCTTACGGGCTTTAGAAAATGCAATTTTAGCCTTTCCAGGGTGTGCGGTTGTAATCTCTCATGATCGTTGGTTCTTAGACAGAATTGCGACCCATATACTGGCCTTTGAAGGCGATAGTGAAGTGCTTTGGTTTGAAGGAAATTATGAAGATTATGAACTAGATCGTCATAAACGCCTAGGGACAGATGCCAACAATCCTCACCGAATTAAGTATAAAAAATTAGCCTAA